One Thunnus thynnus chromosome 18, fThuThy2.1, whole genome shotgun sequence genomic region harbors:
- the LOC137169304 gene encoding cytochrome c oxidase subunit 8A, mitochondrial-like: protein MASGILRMVGSVFVTSLTGPKEILKLTRSRIYSKPPRNRIGAGQSFFVMSVFAAAMLVPAAWILHHLPEYRRRSRQTPKA, encoded by the exons ATGGCGAGCGGCATCCTCAGGATGGTTGGCAGCGTCTTTGTGACATCTCTGACTGGTCCAAAAGAGATCCTGAAACTTACCAGGTCGAGGATCTACAGCAAACCTCCCAGAAACCGGATTGGAGCCGGG CAAAGTTTCTTTGTCATGTCGGTGTTCGCGGCGGCCATGTTGGTTCCTGCTGCCTGGATCCTCCATCATCTGCCGGAGTATCGCCGGAGATCCCGCCAGACGCCGAAGGCCTGA